Proteins encoded in a region of the Drosophila busckii strain San Diego stock center, stock number 13000-0081.31 chromosome 2L, ASM1175060v1, whole genome shotgun sequence genome:
- the LOC108605696 gene encoding uncharacterized protein LOC108605696: MKFLQILLIAIVATLALLLQSVKAMPIPELEAKPLLLVKLDAEPPMDARDEATAITLKAELPSDLQAENINPELDAPLIPVAGREAFGNLDDLVPDAPVDPMST, translated from the exons ATGAAATTTCTTCAAATATTGCTAATTGCTATTG TTGCAAcacttgcgctgctgctgcaaagcgTCAAAGCTATGCCGATCCCTGAACTTGAAGCAAAACCACTGTTGCTAGTCAAACTGGATGCAGAGCCACCAATGGATGCACGAGATGAGGCTACAGCCATAACACTGAAAGCGGAGCTGCCGTCAGATCTTCAggcagaaaatataaatccaGAGCTAGATGCTCCACTCATACCAGTTGCTGGCCGAGAAGCATTTGGAAATCTTGATGACTTGGTGCCTGATGCTCCAGTGGATCCAATGTCAACATAA
- the LOC108597951 gene encoding vegetative cell wall protein gp1 — MVNLSTCLLLVCSLAVLPHAIYGDDQQYRRDNDETNGNTTLNIRGSNLGSICLDCQTQFQLRFENGGLAAYVYGNRLGGLTKPVIIPLPLNRPIAIPHPLFIPRAIPNPSRILLPRPRPYPFRLAPNPYPTPNPAVRTPLPRKLKIEDSTLRYDQIFLASDAPASDAPASDEPASDAPASDAPASDAPASSDAPASDAPASDAPASDAPASDAPASDAPASDAPASDAPASDAPNLFWSDATEAPFADLFKSGAPKQPLADAYANYQRIPLYRPPIIRPPYYIPQVAYHVPVSINRPRLSPLDLW, encoded by the exons ATGGTCAACCTGTCGACTTGCCTCCTCTTGGTTTGCA GCTTGGCTGTATTACCGCATGCGATCTATGGTGACGATCAGCAATACCGTAGAGATAATGATGAAACCAATGGCAATACCACACTTAATATACGGGGCAGCAACTTGGGTTCCATTTGCTTAGATTGCCAAACCCAGTTCCAATTACGATTTGAAAATGGAGGACTAGCAGCTTATGTTTACGGAAATCGGCTAGGCGGACTCACCAAGCCTGTCATCATACCTCTTCCACTTAATAGACCTATTGCTATTCCTCATCCACTTTTTATTCCACGCGCTATTCCTAATCCTAGTCGTATTCTTCTTCCACGACCTCGTCCATACCCTTTCCGACTTGCACCTAATCCTTATCCCACCCCTAACCCTGCAGTTAGAACCCCATTGCCCCGTAAGCTGAAAATTGAGGACAGTACCCTAAGGTACGATCAAATCTTTTTAGCTTCTGATGCGCCAGCTTCTGATGCGCCAGCTTCTGATGAACCAGCTTCCGATGCACCAGCTTCCGATGCACCAGCCTCCGATGCACCAGCTTCTTCCGATGCACCAGCTTCCGATGCACCAGCTTCCGATGCACCAGCTTCTGATGCACCAGCATCTGATGCCCCAGCCTCTGATGCCCCAGCCTCTGATGCACCAGCCTCTGATGCACCAGCTTCAGATGCTCCGAATTTATTTTGGTCTGATGCAACTGAGGCCCCCTTCGccgatttatttaaatctgGAGCCCCGAAGCAGCCACTGGCAGATGCCTATGCAAACTACCAAAGAATACCATTATATAGGCCACCAATTATTAGACCACCATACTATATTCCCCAAGTAGCATACCACGTGCCAGTTTCTATCAATCGTCCGAGACTATCACCATTGGATTTATGGTAA